In the Natronoglycomyces albus genome, TCCATTAACGAAGAAATTCAATCCAATTCCGCGGTCGGAGCCCCGTGCACCTGGGTGTTGTCGAATCATGACGTGCAACGGCCGGTGACTCGCTACGGAGACGGCCAGCGCGGACTTGACCGGGCTCGGGCGGCGCTTATGCTCACCCTGGCATTGCCGGGCGTGTGTTACCTGTATCAGGGCGAGGAGCTGGGCCTCAATGAGGTTCTCGACATCCCCGGTGAACTGCGTCAGGACCCGACCTTCCACCGCACCGGCGGCGAGCAGGTGGGCCGCGACGGTTGCCGCGTGCCACTGCCGTGGGAAAAGGACGGTCCGTCCTTGGGCTTCGGGCCGGGCGGCAGCTGGCTGCCCCAGCCTGCACACTGGTCTGCCTCCTCGGTCGCGGCGCAGTCTGGGGCTCCCGACTCGACCCTCGAACTGGTGCGGGCCGCTTTGGGACTGCGGGCGACTCATCCGGCCCAGTACGTGACATGGGTGGAGACCGGTCAGGCGGACCTCTTGGCGTTTACGAATGGCTCACTTATTTGTGTTACGAACTTTGGCGACCAGCCCGCGCCCTTCGACGGGACGGTGAAACTGGCGTCAAGTCCGGTCGATGATGGACTTATCCCGCCCAACGCGACCGCGTGGATGGAACTGTAGGCAGCCTTCAGGCGGGGTCGGTGCGGAATTTCCCGCACCGACCCCGCCTGGTTTATGTCTTGGACAAGGCGGGCAGTATGGCGGCCACCATGGCTTAGGCTTGATGTATGCGAATAGTTATGGCTGGTTCATCCGGATTTCTGGGTACCGCACTAACCAATGCGCTGCGGGAGGACGATCACCACGTCATCCGTCTCGTGCGCCACCCCGCCCGATCCAAAGACGAAGTCGAATGGAACCCCTATCAAGGAGATCTCAACCCATCCATTGTCGAGGGCGCCGAGGCGGTGGTGAATCTGTGCGGCGTCTCGATTGGCGGCAAACGTTGGAACTCGGCCTATAAGCGTCGAATTCAAGTCAGCCGGGAGATCCCCACCAAGGTTCTCGCCCAGGCTATTGCCGAGGCGGGAGTGCCAACCATGCTGAGTGGGTCGGCCGTGGGTATCTATGGGGGGCGCGGTGAGACTCCCGTGGACGAGAACGCTCCCGCCGCTGGCGATTTTCTTGGAACGACTGCCAAACAGTGGGAGGAGTCGACTGCTGAGGCGGCCAGCTCCGGATGCCGCGTCGTCAATTTGCGTACTTCGCACGTCTTTGGCCCCGGCGCGCTCATGTTGCAAAAACTTGCGCCCGCATTCAAAGTCGGCCTGGGCGGCTACTTCGGCAATGGTCAGCAGTATCTGCCTTGGATCTCCCTGCGCGACTGGGTCAGAGCTGTCACGATGCTGATGAACAGTGAGATTTCGGGCCCGGTCAACTTGGTTTCACCGACACCCACACGCAACAAGGAGTTCACCAAGGCGCTAGGGCGTCAGCTCAATCGCCCGGCTGTGTGGCCGATTCCTGGATTTGCCGCCCGTATCGTCGCCGGCGAAGCCGCCGTGGAGCTGTTGCGGGGATCAAAGATCATCCCTTCGGTGCTGCGGGAGAACGGCTTCGAATACCTCGACCCGACCATTGACAGCGCGCTAGCGTATTCGCTGACCGATTAGGCGGGCATTTGCCTTACCGCAGCCTAGCTCAGGAGAACGTAGGACGCGGCCACCTTAGACCGTTGCGTATCGGGATAACGCTAGGTCGAAGATGGCCGCGCCGCCATATGGAGACGGAAGCCTTCTCATTGGTGGCCAAGGTCGTGGGTGCCTACTCCGCTTCGCCCCTGCGGGTCACGTGCGGCCCGGCGAGGTCGAGGCAAGGATGTGCACCAGTCCGTTCGACGGCAAGCCTGCCCCCAAGCCAACCCATATGAGTCCGTGCTCGTCACCGGCCAGACACCTGGGAGGGGATCGAGGTGCCTGCGCTAACAGCTGCGAAGCTCGGGAGACTGGTTGAGCAGTTGCGCTCGTGGCGAGATGAACGTGGTGTAGGTGTCGGAACCCACCTCGCTGAGTGGGAACGCGGCAACGCGGTGACAGTTTTGGAACACCAGCTTGACTTGGAAGTGTTGTTCCAACGCCCCCTTGATGGAATCAGACGCGAGCGCACGCAATAGCTGGCCCCGGGTGGCTTCG is a window encoding:
- a CDS encoding TIGR01777 family oxidoreductase is translated as MRIVMAGSSGFLGTALTNALREDDHHVIRLVRHPARSKDEVEWNPYQGDLNPSIVEGAEAVVNLCGVSIGGKRWNSAYKRRIQVSREIPTKVLAQAIAEAGVPTMLSGSAVGIYGGRGETPVDENAPAAGDFLGTTAKQWEESTAEAASSGCRVVNLRTSHVFGPGALMLQKLAPAFKVGLGGYFGNGQQYLPWISLRDWVRAVTMLMNSEISGPVNLVSPTPTRNKEFTKALGRQLNRPAVWPIPGFAARIVAGEAAVELLRGSKIIPSVLRENGFEYLDPTIDSALAYSLTD
- a CDS encoding SCO5389 family protein — encoded protein: MSLDVPPEVMEKAERGQVDLPDFVACIRESLPYAYETVSRVAGNLKDGVPSSNGSTQFADNTTEPPDEATRGQLLRALASDSIKGALEQHFQVKLVFQNCHRVAAFPLSEVGSDTYTTFISPRAQLLNQSPELRSC